The following are encoded in a window of Methanobrevibacter ruminantium M1 genomic DNA:
- the cofD gene encoding 2-phospho-L-lactate transferase, whose amino-acid sequence MITILSGGTGTPKLIQGIKEIYPEEEISVIVNTVENEYFSGGYVAADCDTVMYTFADMIDDQFFYGIIGDTFKIRNILIEMGTTELLKIGDMDRAIKIQKTILLEEGKTLSEIVEHQKNKLGVKAKIIPMSDEDSEIKIITKEHGELDFHDFLIKHQCEGEVLEVKYSDVKPSPNVIGTIKDADKVIIGPSNPITSIRPIIAIEGVEEALKEKKVIAVSPFLGEAAFSGPAAKFMNAFGYEASSKGVAELYKPFLDTFIIDNEDKDKKEELEKIIPNIVVANTFMKTIEDKINLAKVVLEL is encoded by the coding sequence ATGATTACCATACTTTCCGGAGGCACAGGAACTCCCAAACTAATACAAGGAATAAAAGAAATCTACCCTGAAGAGGAAATATCTGTCATCGTAAATACAGTGGAAAACGAATACTTTTCAGGAGGATATGTAGCTGCAGACTGTGATACAGTTATGTACACCTTTGCAGATATGATTGACGACCAATTCTTCTATGGAATTATAGGAGATACATTTAAGATAAGAAACATCCTAATTGAAATGGGAACTACAGAGCTTCTTAAAATAGGAGATATGGATCGAGCAATCAAGATTCAAAAGACAATCCTTTTAGAGGAAGGAAAGACCCTTAGCGAAATTGTAGAACATCAAAAGAACAAGCTAGGAGTTAAAGCAAAGATAATCCCAATGAGCGATGAGGACTCTGAAATAAAAATAATAACAAAAGAGCATGGCGAACTGGATTTCCATGACTTCCTAATCAAGCACCAATGCGAAGGGGAAGTTCTTGAAGTAAAATACAGCGACGTTAAGCCAAGCCCTAATGTGATTGGAACAATTAAAGATGCAGATAAGGTAATCATAGGTCCATCCAATCCGATAACCTCAATAAGGCCAATAATTGCAATTGAAGGGGTTGAAGAGGCACTTAAGGAAAAGAAAGTCATTGCAGTCTCACCATTTTTAGGAGAAGCCGCTTTCAGCGGACCTGCTGCCAAATTCATGAATGCATTTGGATATGAGGCATCATCTAAAGGAGTTGCTGAATTATACAAACCTTTCTTAGACACATTTATAATAGACAATGAGGATAAAGACAAAAAGGAAGAATTAGAAAAAATAATTCCAAATATAGTAGTTGCAAACACCTTTATGAAAACAATTGAAGATAAGATCAATCTTGCAAAAGTGGTTTTAGAACTTTAA